Proteins from a single region of Rhodopirellula halodulae:
- a CDS encoding prenyltransferase/squalene oxidase repeat-containing protein, whose amino-acid sequence MSGYLQELTLRLAVGASRLDADFRNRHAAWLKRCQQDDGGFAGREGESDPYYTSFALRALWVLGELDSEIAEPAGVFLRRRMRQRDSIVDLMSLIFAAAILEMAAGVVVISDEDDQWRANVAELLGTLRTADGGFAKTPEGRAGSTYQTFLSTLCYELMETPVPREDDVLRFISGQQQSDGGYREIRVAKRAGVNPTAAAIGTLKTLGKLDPAKEADTIEFLLEMQGEEGGLAANTRIPFADLLSSCTGLITLVDLGAGKRVNAGRLQAYAESMQREGGFVGFALDQTPDVEYTFYGIATMSLLQTLDL is encoded by the coding sequence TTGAGTGGCTACCTACAAGAACTGACGCTGCGATTGGCTGTCGGTGCCAGTCGTCTGGACGCCGATTTTCGAAATCGCCATGCAGCTTGGTTGAAGCGGTGCCAACAAGACGACGGCGGATTCGCCGGTCGCGAAGGCGAAAGCGATCCGTACTACACGTCGTTCGCGTTGCGAGCTTTGTGGGTGCTGGGGGAACTCGATTCGGAAATCGCGGAACCGGCCGGCGTGTTCCTGCGACGAAGGATGCGGCAACGCGATTCGATCGTGGATTTGATGTCGTTGATCTTTGCCGCGGCGATCTTGGAGATGGCTGCGGGAGTCGTGGTGATCTCGGATGAAGACGACCAGTGGCGGGCCAACGTGGCGGAGTTGCTCGGAACACTTCGGACCGCGGATGGTGGTTTCGCGAAAACGCCCGAAGGCCGCGCGGGCAGCACCTACCAAACGTTTCTGTCAACACTGTGCTACGAGCTGATGGAGACACCGGTCCCGCGGGAAGACGACGTCTTGCGATTTATCAGCGGCCAGCAGCAATCCGATGGTGGCTATCGAGAAATTCGCGTCGCCAAGCGAGCGGGCGTGAACCCGACGGCTGCGGCGATTGGAACGTTGAAAACACTGGGGAAGCTGGATCCCGCGAAGGAAGCCGACACCATTGAGTTCCTGCTCGAGATGCAGGGCGAAGAAGGAGGCTTGGCCGCCAACACCCGTATCCCCTTTGCGGACTTGCTGAGTTCTTGCACCGGTCTGATCACCTTGGTCGATCTCGGCGCGGGAAAGCGAGTGAACGCCGGACGGTTGCAAGCTTACGCTGAATCAATGCAACGCGAAGGCGGCTTCGTCGGGTTTGCCTTGGACCAAACCCCCGATGTCGAATACACCTTCTACGGCATCGCAACCATGTCCTTGTTGCAGACGTTGGATTTGTGA
- a CDS encoding DUF429 domain-containing protein, giving the protein MKPDNENGNTESSAEERLRPQSVFGVDFSGAAQSGKNAWLAELEFSDRPSPAKHVPGQEPLRWGRNQPQQLPPLTLVNLQSLGTLAESDEREQVCAWLSGRIVESEKALWGMDFPFGLPVELGLGNWRDQLRHVAAHEGDAKSYGRSLVELAESRLAAGSSGTDESIGKVSPTKHIRRQTDRETQTPFDCYHYRIIYQTFHGMRDVLQPLAANPSTAVMPFQCAKMRLDTRRPLGETAWADGPISRVVVEACPSSTLKRMGWPHQQYKQPDAKEVDSARLKNRQNILLGLKEWVRISLQHRAVMLQNPGGDALDAVLAGLGAWLGWQRADHKAICGHKRYPSEGFVYC; this is encoded by the coding sequence GTGAAGCCGGACAACGAGAACGGGAATACGGAGTCATCTGCCGAGGAACGCTTGCGACCGCAGAGCGTGTTTGGCGTGGACTTCAGCGGCGCGGCTCAGTCCGGCAAGAATGCGTGGCTGGCCGAACTGGAGTTTTCCGACCGACCATCGCCCGCGAAACATGTTCCCGGGCAAGAGCCACTTCGTTGGGGGCGGAACCAACCGCAGCAACTTCCGCCGCTGACGCTGGTGAACTTGCAGTCGCTCGGCACGCTGGCTGAATCAGACGAACGTGAGCAGGTTTGCGCTTGGCTTTCAGGTCGGATCGTGGAAAGCGAGAAAGCTCTGTGGGGAATGGATTTTCCGTTCGGTTTGCCCGTCGAGCTGGGACTCGGCAATTGGAGAGATCAACTTCGACACGTGGCAGCTCACGAGGGCGACGCGAAATCTTATGGTCGGTCCTTGGTCGAATTGGCGGAGTCGCGATTGGCGGCGGGATCCAGCGGTACCGACGAATCGATTGGAAAGGTGTCGCCAACCAAACACATCCGACGGCAAACCGACCGAGAAACCCAAACGCCGTTTGATTGCTATCACTACCGAATCATCTATCAAACGTTTCATGGCATGCGTGACGTCTTGCAGCCCCTGGCGGCGAATCCGTCGACGGCAGTCATGCCGTTTCAATGTGCCAAAATGCGATTGGATACCAGACGACCGCTGGGCGAGACGGCTTGGGCGGATGGGCCCATTAGCCGGGTGGTGGTGGAAGCGTGTCCGTCATCGACGTTGAAACGGATGGGGTGGCCACATCAGCAGTACAAGCAGCCCGATGCCAAGGAGGTGGACTCCGCGAGGCTGAAGAACCGCCAGAACATCCTGCTCGGGTTGAAAGAGTGGGTTCGGATCTCGCTGCAACACCGCGCTGTCATGCTTCAAAATCCCGGCGGCGACGCTTTGGATGCGGTGCTCGCGGGGTTGGGGGCGTGGCTGGGATGGCAGCGAGCCGACCACAAAGCGATCTGCGGCCACAAACGATATCCCAGCGAGGGATTCGTTTACTGTTGA
- the rpsB gene encoding 30S ribosomal protein S2 has protein sequence MANEIVKEMIEAGVHFGHRTSLWNPKMAPYIFGKKNQIHILDIRETLRGLLRAKKYLSQVAAGGSLILFVGTKRQAGEAVEQQSLRCGMPFVSERWLGGTLTNFRTIRSRLGRLEELEELRSGEGINDYSKKMQSSLNREYRKMYRNLNGLRTMNRLPEVMFIVDPGKERNAVREAKRLGITTVALIDTDSDPTQIDLPIPGNDDGIRSVEMIMRELADAVIAGKGQAQTEAAPAAEAAPAAPAEQPAEEAAAAPSEG, from the coding sequence ATGGCGAATGAAATTGTCAAAGAGATGATTGAAGCGGGTGTTCACTTCGGACACCGCACCAGTCTCTGGAACCCGAAGATGGCTCCCTACATCTTCGGCAAGAAAAACCAAATCCACATCCTCGACATTCGCGAAACCCTTCGTGGCCTGTTGCGTGCCAAGAAGTACCTCTCGCAAGTTGCCGCTGGCGGTAGCCTGATTCTCTTCGTGGGTACCAAGCGTCAAGCGGGCGAAGCCGTCGAACAACAATCGCTTCGCTGCGGCATGCCATTCGTCAGCGAGCGTTGGCTCGGTGGAACGCTGACCAACTTCCGCACCATTCGCAGCCGACTGGGCCGTTTGGAAGAGCTGGAAGAACTGCGTTCGGGCGAAGGCATCAACGACTACAGCAAGAAAATGCAGTCGTCGCTGAACCGCGAGTACCGCAAGATGTATCGCAACCTGAACGGTCTGCGAACCATGAACCGCCTTCCTGAGGTCATGTTCATTGTCGACCCCGGCAAAGAACGCAACGCGGTTCGCGAAGCCAAACGCTTGGGCATCACGACCGTTGCGTTGATCGATACCGATAGCGACCCAACCCAGATTGACTTGCCGATCCCAGGTAACGACGACGGGATCCGCAGTGTCGAAATGATCATGCGTGAACTGGCGGACGCCGTGATCGCCGGCAAGGGCCAAGCCCAAACCGAAGCGGCCCCCGCCGCGGAAGCTGCTCCCGCAGCACCGGCTGAGCAACCCGCTGAAGAAGCCGCCGCCGCACCCAGCGAAGGCTGA
- a CDS encoding methyl-accepting chemotaxis protein, with translation MTASESAASVLCPAREKTLLTNVADDSQSNSNEKLTTLIQDLARAVGVAIDEIDTINARTKLLSLNARIEASRAGAHGDAFGVVAQEIQTLSQKTGAVAEEMASITKSRVDQLMQIIQTSIRGVRLSDLALTCVDLIDRNLYERTCDVRWWATDNSVVDALSEPNKESLDYASQRLGVILDAYTVYYDLVICNREGVVVSNGRKKQFDSIGCNVSKSDWFSQAIGHSTGNEFGFESAHASKLAAQQQSLVYSCSVREQGVATKPTVGVLGAVFNWDGLAKPVLDDLPIADNEQSKTLAYILDTEGNVLASRSGMEPLSGALPRWETIRSGSKGFFIDQHRGRNYCIGYARAPGFETYSTDWIAVVMQEM, from the coding sequence ATGACCGCCTCGGAATCTGCCGCCTCGGTGTTGTGTCCCGCGAGAGAGAAGACTTTGTTGACGAACGTTGCCGACGATTCTCAATCCAACAGCAACGAAAAATTGACGACATTGATTCAAGACCTCGCCCGTGCCGTTGGAGTTGCGATCGATGAAATTGACACGATCAATGCTCGTACAAAGTTGCTGTCGCTGAACGCCCGAATTGAAGCGTCACGCGCCGGGGCACACGGCGATGCGTTTGGCGTTGTTGCGCAGGAAATCCAAACACTGTCTCAAAAAACCGGAGCAGTGGCGGAGGAAATGGCCAGCATCACCAAGTCGCGAGTTGATCAGTTGATGCAGATCATTCAAACCAGCATTCGCGGCGTGCGTCTCTCTGATCTGGCTTTGACATGCGTCGACCTTATCGACCGCAACTTGTACGAGCGGACCTGCGATGTGCGTTGGTGGGCAACCGACAATAGCGTGGTTGATGCATTGTCTGAACCAAACAAGGAGAGCCTCGACTACGCCTCGCAACGGCTCGGCGTCATCTTGGATGCGTACACGGTCTACTACGATCTTGTGATCTGCAATCGTGAAGGAGTGGTCGTTTCCAATGGACGAAAAAAACAGTTCGATTCAATTGGCTGCAACGTTTCGAAGTCGGATTGGTTTTCGCAAGCGATCGGCCATTCCACCGGAAACGAATTCGGCTTTGAATCAGCGCATGCATCCAAGTTGGCGGCTCAGCAGCAATCATTGGTCTATTCCTGTTCGGTAAGAGAGCAGGGAGTTGCAACGAAGCCGACAGTGGGAGTGCTCGGTGCGGTGTTCAATTGGGATGGTCTGGCGAAGCCAGTGCTCGATGATTTGCCGATCGCCGACAATGAGCAAAGCAAGACGCTCGCGTACATCCTCGATACGGAAGGCAATGTTCTGGCGTCCCGATCCGGCATGGAACCGTTGTCAGGAGCACTGCCCCGCTGGGAAACCATCCGATCCGGGAGCAAAGGGTTCTTCATCGATCAGCATCGCGGGAGAAACTACTGCATCGGATACGCACGGGCACCTGGTTTCGAAACCTATTCAACCGACTGGATCGCAGTTGTCATGCAAGAAATGTGA
- the flgK gene encoding flagellar hook-associated protein FlgK, giving the protein MGLFGTIQQSKGALDVAQIGLQVVGNNIANANTDGYIRQRLEQTPAVAYRRGSLIQGHGVRATGVKQVIDQQLAERMFNAKTGAAGADALSEAYTQLETLISDLDGGGLNEQFSLFNNALHDLSTQPNDSATREFVIIQGQALANHMQQIRTRAGQMQDNWNAEMDDAATQINRLTERIAQLNVEIATIEGGGTLGSDATGLRDQRYRDLEELASYVDINFQEQASGNVSVFVGGDYLVADGNRREVYAAFDEDAGGLEVRILETDAPLQVSGGSLGAAIEARNGIFGEYVKDLDQMASSLIEGVNRVHSQGQGRTGFSSVVSSNPSEAGVPLGDAGLPFEPNNGSFDFNIVDADGELISTTRIDVGNLGTVNDSTISSIVADINAVDGVTASISGDGRIRIDSDSPTANFTFGEDTSGFLAAVGLNTFFTGSSAVDIEVNPVVRENIDLLAISSGGINQDTNTLYEMLDLVDKPLESLDNRSIRGLHEQTLAALGREISVQKSATEGLNDLYASLQSQHLAITGVNIDEESIKMISYQRAFQASSRVISTAAEMLDILLAI; this is encoded by the coding sequence ATGGGGCTGTTCGGCACCATCCAACAATCCAAAGGGGCATTGGACGTCGCCCAAATCGGTTTGCAGGTGGTTGGCAACAACATCGCCAACGCCAATACCGATGGCTACATCCGCCAACGATTGGAACAGACTCCCGCGGTGGCTTACCGACGCGGCAGTTTGATCCAAGGCCACGGTGTTCGCGCGACCGGCGTGAAACAGGTCATCGATCAGCAGTTGGCCGAGCGGATGTTCAATGCGAAAACCGGTGCGGCCGGTGCCGATGCGCTCAGCGAAGCCTACACGCAATTGGAAACGTTGATTTCGGATTTGGATGGCGGTGGTTTGAACGAACAGTTCAGCTTGTTCAACAACGCCCTGCACGATTTGTCGACTCAACCGAACGATTCCGCGACGCGCGAATTTGTGATCATTCAGGGCCAAGCCCTGGCCAATCACATGCAGCAGATTCGAACGCGTGCCGGGCAGATGCAAGACAACTGGAACGCCGAGATGGATGACGCGGCGACCCAGATCAACCGACTGACGGAACGCATCGCTCAGTTGAACGTGGAAATCGCGACCATCGAAGGTGGCGGAACACTCGGAAGCGATGCCACCGGATTGCGAGACCAACGCTACCGTGACTTGGAAGAGCTAGCCAGCTACGTCGATATCAATTTCCAAGAGCAAGCGTCCGGCAACGTCAGCGTGTTTGTGGGCGGTGACTACTTGGTCGCAGATGGAAACCGACGCGAGGTCTACGCTGCGTTCGATGAAGACGCCGGCGGTCTGGAAGTGCGGATTCTGGAAACCGATGCACCGCTTCAGGTATCAGGTGGATCGCTCGGCGCCGCGATCGAAGCTCGCAACGGCATCTTTGGCGAGTACGTCAAAGACCTGGATCAGATGGCTTCCTCGTTGATTGAAGGTGTCAACCGAGTTCATTCGCAGGGACAGGGACGCACCGGTTTCTCGTCCGTCGTGTCCAGCAATCCCAGTGAAGCCGGTGTGCCTCTCGGCGATGCTGGGTTGCCCTTCGAACCCAACAATGGCAGCTTCGATTTCAACATTGTTGATGCGGACGGTGAGCTGATCAGCACGACCCGAATCGATGTCGGCAACCTGGGCACTGTGAACGATTCAACGATCTCATCCATCGTCGCGGACATCAACGCGGTCGATGGTGTGACGGCCTCGATTTCCGGTGACGGACGCATCCGAATCGATAGCGATTCACCAACCGCGAATTTTACCTTTGGTGAAGACACCAGCGGCTTCTTGGCAGCCGTCGGGTTGAACACGTTCTTCACCGGATCGTCCGCGGTCGATATCGAAGTCAATCCTGTGGTGCGAGAGAACATCGACTTGTTGGCAATTTCCAGCGGCGGAATCAACCAAGACACCAACACGCTTTACGAGATGTTGGATCTCGTCGACAAACCGTTGGAGTCGCTGGACAATCGGTCGATCCGTGGGCTACATGAGCAAACCCTGGCGGCGCTGGGACGTGAAATCAGCGTTCAAAAAAGTGCGACCGAAGGGCTGAATGATTTGTACGCCTCGCTGCAGAGTCAGCACCTCGCAATCACCGGGGTCAACATCGACGAAGAGTCGATTAAGATGATCTCGTACCAACGCGCGTTCCAAGCTTCCTCGCGTGTGATTTCGACCGCAGCGGAAATGCTGGACATCCTGTTGGCAATCTAA
- the tsf gene encoding translation elongation factor Ts, whose product MTTISAKAVSELRKSTGAGMMDCKKALEESGGDLEGALDYLRKKGQKVAAKRADREASEGVVVSLVEGNKGLLLGLSCETDFVAKNQDFIDLANTIAKLAFENNCSTIDEVNALEIEGRPVKERLVDETGKVGEKIEVSSLEVVEGENLASYIHAGAKIGVLVSYKDGGKDGSDQFFRGVSMHIAAMKPQILDPSEFDEDFVQKETEALQAQIKAENDLNEKENLGKPMKNVPQYASRRQLTPEVLAATEDAIKEELKAEGKPEKIWDKILPGKLERFIADNTLLDQERCLLSQFYALDDSKTVEAAIKEFHPEAEVVAFKRVAVN is encoded by the coding sequence ATGACGACGATTTCCGCGAAAGCGGTGAGCGAACTTCGTAAGTCCACCGGCGCCGGCATGATGGACTGCAAGAAAGCCCTGGAAGAATCCGGTGGCGACTTGGAAGGCGCTTTGGATTACCTCCGCAAAAAGGGCCAAAAGGTCGCCGCCAAACGTGCGGATCGCGAGGCATCCGAAGGTGTCGTGGTTTCGTTGGTCGAAGGCAACAAAGGCTTGTTGTTGGGACTGAGCTGCGAAACTGACTTCGTGGCCAAGAACCAAGACTTCATCGACTTGGCGAACACCATCGCCAAGCTGGCGTTCGAGAACAACTGCAGCACGATTGACGAAGTCAACGCTCTGGAAATCGAAGGCCGTCCGGTCAAGGAACGCTTGGTCGACGAAACCGGCAAGGTCGGTGAGAAGATCGAAGTTTCCAGCCTGGAAGTGGTCGAAGGCGAAAACTTGGCGTCGTACATCCACGCCGGTGCCAAGATCGGCGTGTTGGTTTCGTACAAAGACGGTGGCAAAGACGGCTCGGATCAATTCTTCCGTGGCGTCTCGATGCACATCGCCGCCATGAAACCACAGATTCTTGATCCAAGCGAATTCGACGAAGACTTCGTGCAGAAAGAGACCGAAGCCCTGCAAGCTCAGATCAAAGCTGAAAACGATCTGAACGAAAAGGAAAACCTCGGCAAGCCGATGAAGAACGTGCCTCAGTACGCGAGCCGTCGCCAACTGACGCCAGAAGTCTTGGCTGCAACCGAAGACGCCATCAAAGAAGAACTGAAGGCCGAAGGCAAACCTGAAAAGATCTGGGACAAGATCCTTCCTGGGAAGCTCGAGCGTTTCATCGCTGACAACACCCTGCTCGATCAAGAGCGTTGCTTATTGAGCCAGTTCTACGCTTTGGACGACAGCAAGACCGTGGAAGCCGCGATCAAAGAATTCCACCCCGAAGCAGAAGTGGTCGCCTTCAAACGCGTCGCCGTCAACTGA
- a CDS encoding aromatic ring-hydroxylating oxygenase subunit alpha codes for MPGDFRRAPPLTILGLAIASIHPQPASLMFVNKTKLPHVLLPEHYSSPTQHELELEGLFRPQWHWVGSLHDAREDGDFFTRELLGVPILVRNHQGAYHCYLNVCPHRHSTLSSERSGNCPTLKCQYHGWEFDVDGSSGRIPDAKHFRPMSGGPECLKKFSVAVHGPLIFVSLEPSCPSLPDQFQPFDEVSSEFPGDRWAHAETWHYDFPANWKVVAENTVESYHLESVHTDSFRFEPEDEIEHEIHEGGTIMRATIHATPRARQFARWVTSQLHPGCSPQYRMHHLFPHLFLMRTDAMLQAMTLMPTSATSCRATVSVFTLRREYETPWSRLLTRFWGRIKTSAVKKILAEDASLYPGIQTGMEHSPFKGCVSTREELVHAFQHHVSQKCGLSIEPDRAAATSVEELSQ; via the coding sequence ATGCCCGGCGATTTCCGCCGAGCACCGCCGCTGACTATCTTGGGGCTGGCCATCGCCAGCATTCACCCTCAACCCGCGTCGCTGATGTTCGTCAACAAGACCAAGTTGCCACATGTTCTGCTGCCAGAGCATTACAGCAGTCCGACGCAGCATGAACTCGAGCTGGAAGGATTGTTCCGTCCGCAATGGCACTGGGTCGGTTCACTCCATGACGCCCGCGAAGACGGGGACTTCTTCACTCGCGAACTACTGGGCGTCCCCATTCTGGTGCGAAACCACCAAGGGGCTTACCACTGCTATCTGAATGTATGCCCGCACCGGCACAGCACCCTTTCGAGCGAACGCAGCGGCAACTGCCCCACCCTGAAATGCCAATATCACGGCTGGGAGTTCGATGTTGACGGTTCGAGCGGTCGGATCCCGGACGCGAAACACTTTCGTCCGATGAGCGGCGGCCCGGAATGCCTGAAGAAGTTCTCGGTCGCGGTTCACGGTCCGCTGATCTTTGTGTCGCTCGAACCGAGTTGCCCGTCACTGCCCGATCAGTTCCAACCGTTTGACGAGGTGAGCAGCGAGTTTCCAGGCGACCGCTGGGCTCACGCCGAGACTTGGCACTATGACTTTCCGGCCAATTGGAAAGTCGTGGCGGAGAACACTGTGGAGTCGTATCACCTGGAATCCGTGCACACCGACAGTTTTCGATTCGAACCGGAAGACGAAATCGAACACGAGATCCACGAGGGCGGAACCATCATGCGTGCGACGATTCATGCTACGCCCCGAGCCCGGCAATTCGCTCGATGGGTGACATCACAACTTCACCCTGGATGCTCGCCGCAGTACCGCATGCACCACCTCTTCCCGCATTTGTTCTTGATGCGAACCGATGCGATGCTGCAGGCAATGACGTTGATGCCGACCTCTGCAACCAGTTGCCGTGCCACCGTGTCAGTCTTCACACTTCGCCGGGAATACGAAACGCCCTGGTCTCGATTGCTGACCCGATTTTGGGGTCGCATCAAGACATCTGCCGTCAAGAAGATCCTGGCGGAAGACGCGTCGCTCTATCCGGGAATCCAAACAGGAATGGAACACAGTCCGTTCAAAGGTTGCGTCAGCACCCGCGAAGAACTGGTCCACGCTTTCCAACACCATGTTTCGCAGAAGTGCGGACTGTCCATCGAGCCCGATCGTGCGGCAGCGACTTCAGTAGAAGAACTGTCGCAATGA
- the trpB gene encoding tryptophan synthase subunit beta — MSTAPSQQPASAQVPDPRGRFGDFGGRFVPETLTRALDELSEEYEKAKRDPEFQRELDGLLKTFVGRPSPLYHAKRLSASVGGAQIWLKREDLNHTGAHKINNTIGQALLTLRMGKTRVIAETGAGQHGVATATACAHFGLPCTVYMGAEDIRRQKPNVFSMKLLGANISAVESGSRTLRDAVNEAMRDWMASVEDTHYIIGSVIGPHPFPMMVRDFQSVIGRETREQCRDSFGRLPDCVVACVGGGSNAAGMFYPFVEDEGVRMVGVEAGGRSATAGDHASPLSYGHPGVLHGSYSYVMQDDDGQTCDVHSMSAGLDYPGVGPEHSYWKDTKRVDYIDCRDDEAMQAFEKLASSEGILAALETSHAVAKAIELAGKMSDQEHLVICLSGRGDKDSMEIARLRGEEW, encoded by the coding sequence ATGAGCACCGCCCCGTCGCAGCAACCCGCCTCCGCCCAAGTCCCCGATCCGCGAGGACGTTTCGGAGATTTCGGAGGTCGATTTGTTCCTGAAACACTCACGCGTGCGCTCGACGAACTTTCCGAAGAATACGAAAAGGCCAAGCGTGATCCGGAATTCCAACGCGAATTGGATGGGTTGCTGAAAACGTTTGTCGGTCGCCCCAGTCCGCTCTATCACGCCAAACGACTGTCCGCCTCCGTCGGGGGGGCTCAGATCTGGCTGAAGCGAGAGGATTTGAATCACACCGGCGCTCACAAAATCAACAATACAATTGGCCAAGCCTTGCTGACGCTTCGCATGGGAAAAACGCGAGTCATCGCGGAAACCGGTGCGGGACAACACGGTGTGGCCACCGCGACGGCATGTGCTCATTTTGGCCTGCCTTGCACCGTCTACATGGGCGCTGAAGACATTCGTCGACAAAAGCCTAACGTGTTCAGCATGAAATTGTTGGGTGCAAACATCTCAGCCGTGGAGTCGGGATCCCGCACCCTCCGCGATGCCGTCAACGAAGCCATGCGTGATTGGATGGCCTCGGTGGAAGACACTCATTACATCATCGGCAGCGTGATTGGCCCCCACCCGTTCCCGATGATGGTTCGGGATTTTCAATCGGTGATCGGCCGCGAAACCCGCGAACAGTGTCGCGACTCGTTTGGGCGTTTGCCTGATTGCGTCGTCGCTTGCGTCGGAGGTGGTAGCAACGCGGCGGGAATGTTCTATCCGTTTGTGGAAGACGAAGGCGTTCGGATGGTCGGAGTGGAAGCCGGCGGACGATCGGCGACTGCCGGCGATCACGCCTCACCGCTTTCGTATGGTCACCCGGGTGTCTTGCACGGAAGTTACAGCTACGTGATGCAGGACGACGACGGACAAACCTGCGATGTTCATTCGATGAGCGCTGGTTTGGACTATCCCGGTGTGGGTCCAGAACACAGTTACTGGAAAGACACCAAACGAGTGGACTACATCGACTGCCGTGACGACGAAGCGATGCAGGCTTTTGAAAAGCTGGCGTCCAGCGAAGGCATCTTGGCCGCTTTGGAAACGTCACACGCCGTCGCCAAAGCCATCGAATTGGCCGGCAAGATGTCGGACCAAGAACACTTGGTGATTTGCTTGTCCGGTCGAGGTGACAAGGACTCCATGGAAATCGCTCGTCTACGCGGCGAAGAATGGTGA
- a CDS encoding class I SAM-dependent methyltransferase, whose protein sequence is MSAQDRTLDHYQELMTINATSHVLRAGRELGLFDALLEGQKTIEVLSEKTGVSEARLNLLLRPLTSVGIIEKYEDDFAISSVARLLCQYDSDLGDALWNTTASALKNDRKTGADTAVPQSRFDSIAATQWVHTPAAMQAAEILDFGPTPSEEGEGTVLVANDSGPQTMLDLGCGSAVWSCAMAHRDPQLSVTLIDHLGALESAVATANSIELGNRFEAIEGDPLTRELPDKQFDHVLLAQRLNSYAPEQIQTMLQRAVSATKSGGRVIVIDSFEGPHRPTLAESIEALRIGIETEGGAVPPLKDAEERMKEAGLESIQFTFIAASRMGLGLMTGFKP, encoded by the coding sequence ATGTCCGCCCAAGACCGAACGCTGGATCACTACCAGGAATTGATGACCATCAACGCGACCTCGCACGTGCTGCGAGCCGGGCGAGAACTCGGGCTGTTCGATGCGTTGCTCGAAGGACAAAAAACGATCGAGGTGTTGTCGGAGAAAACCGGCGTTTCCGAAGCTCGCTTGAACCTGCTGCTCCGTCCGCTGACTTCGGTTGGAATCATCGAAAAGTACGAAGACGATTTCGCGATCTCGTCCGTCGCTCGCTTGCTTTGCCAATACGACTCGGACCTTGGCGACGCGTTATGGAACACCACCGCTTCCGCGCTCAAGAACGATCGAAAAACGGGCGCCGACACTGCGGTCCCACAATCGCGTTTTGATTCCATCGCAGCAACGCAGTGGGTGCATACTCCAGCCGCCATGCAAGCTGCTGAGATTTTGGACTTCGGCCCGACTCCGAGCGAGGAAGGCGAAGGCACCGTCCTCGTCGCCAATGACTCGGGACCGCAAACCATGCTGGATCTGGGATGCGGATCCGCGGTCTGGAGCTGTGCGATGGCTCACCGCGATCCACAACTCAGCGTCACATTGATCGATCATTTGGGTGCACTCGAATCGGCAGTGGCCACAGCCAACTCGATCGAATTGGGCAATCGCTTCGAAGCCATTGAAGGCGACCCACTGACGCGTGAACTGCCGGACAAACAATTCGACCATGTGTTGTTGGCTCAGCGGCTGAATAGCTACGCCCCAGAACAAATCCAAACGATGTTGCAGCGGGCCGTGTCGGCCACCAAATCCGGTGGTCGCGTGATCGTCATCGATTCTTTCGAAGGCCCCCATCGCCCCACGTTGGCGGAATCCATCGAAGCACTTCGCATTGGAATCGAAACAGAAGGCGGCGCGGTCCCGCCATTGAAAGACGCCGAAGAACGCATGAAGGAAGCCGGTTTGGAATCGATTCAGTTCACCTTCATCGCAGCCAGTCGCATGGGCCTCGGTTTGATGACCGGATTCAAACCATGA